From Staphylococcus delphini, one genomic window encodes:
- the fumC gene encoding class II fumarate hydratase: protein MSVRIEHDTFGEIEVPADKYWGAQTQRSKQNFPVGKEKMPIEVVYGFAQLKRAAALANNELGKLSDAKKDAIVHACDRILAGELDEHFPLVVWQTGSGTQSNMNVNEVVSYVANEYLKENGSDETIHPNDDVNKSQSSNDTFPTAMHVALYHEVEKHLEPALKGLRETFYKKENEFKDIIKIGRTHLQDATPITLGQEISGWRYMLDVCENLLAESKKHILNLAIGGTAVGTGINAHPEFGTKVAGYIAENTGYPFVSSENKFHALTAHDEVVQLHGSLKALAGDLMKIANDVRWLASGPRAGLAEISIPENEPGSSIMPGKVNPTQCEMLTMVAVQVMGNDTVVGFSSSQGNFELNVFKPVILHNTLQSIYLLADGMETFNQNCAVGIEPIPENIDNYLNRSLMLVTALNPHIGYEKAAAIAKKAHKEGLTLKESAIQSGYVTEEQFEEWIKPENMVHPK from the coding sequence GATACATTTGGTGAAATTGAGGTACCTGCAGATAAATATTGGGGTGCGCAAACACAAAGAAGTAAACAAAATTTTCCAGTTGGTAAAGAAAAAATGCCAATTGAGGTCGTTTATGGTTTCGCACAATTAAAACGTGCAGCTGCATTGGCAAACAATGAATTAGGAAAGTTAAGCGATGCGAAAAAAGATGCGATTGTACATGCTTGTGATCGTATATTAGCAGGCGAATTAGATGAACATTTTCCATTAGTTGTGTGGCAAACAGGAAGCGGTACACAAAGTAATATGAATGTGAATGAAGTTGTCAGCTATGTGGCGAATGAATACTTAAAAGAAAACGGCAGTGATGAAACAATTCACCCGAATGATGATGTCAACAAGTCACAAAGTTCTAATGATACATTCCCAACAGCAATGCACGTTGCACTATATCATGAAGTGGAAAAACATTTAGAACCTGCCTTGAAAGGATTGCGTGAAACGTTCTATAAAAAAGAAAATGAGTTTAAAGACATCATTAAAATTGGTCGTACACACCTTCAAGATGCGACACCGATTACGTTAGGCCAAGAAATTAGTGGTTGGCGCTATATGCTTGACGTGTGTGAAAACTTATTAGCAGAATCTAAAAAGCATATTTTAAACTTAGCTATTGGCGGCACAGCAGTGGGTACTGGTATTAATGCACATCCTGAATTTGGTACAAAAGTTGCAGGATATATTGCGGAAAATACAGGTTATCCATTTGTATCATCTGAAAATAAATTCCATGCGTTAACTGCACATGACGAAGTGGTTCAATTACATGGTTCACTCAAAGCACTTGCGGGTGACTTAATGAAAATTGCGAATGATGTCAGATGGTTAGCTTCCGGTCCTCGTGCAGGTTTAGCGGAGATTTCTATTCCTGAAAACGAACCAGGTTCATCGATTATGCCAGGTAAAGTGAACCCAACGCAATGTGAAATGTTAACAATGGTAGCTGTACAAGTCATGGGTAACGATACGGTAGTCGGTTTCTCAAGCTCCCAAGGTAATTTCGAATTAAACGTCTTTAAACCTGTCATTTTGCATAATACATTACAATCTATTTATTTATTAGCTGATGGTATGGAAACATTTAACCAAAACTGTGCAGTAGGTATCGAACCTATCCCTGAAAACATCGATAACTATTTGAACCGTTCATTGATGCTTGTAACTGCGCTGAACCCACATATCGGATATGAAAAAGCAGCAGCCATTGCGAAAAAAGCACATAAAGAAGGGTTAACTTTAAAAGAATCTGCAATTCAATCTGGTTATGTAACAGAAGAACAATTTGAGGAATGGATTAAGCCAGAAAACATGGTCCACCCGAAATAG
- the ppx gene encoding exopolyphosphatase: MERNGLIDIGSNTIRLVIFQYDPKTGLNEIQNIKTPARLSQYLDSEQHMTQEGIDVLTTALRSFKKVATDFEVEHLYPIATAAMRQSKNQKAILKHIQQELDLEIIMIPEEDEAFYGSYAVTHTTSIRNGITVDIGGGSTELTLFKDKKIKEAISFPFGVVTLTRMFFEGKEHNDKDAIKKMEKFLKSEFGKVSWIQNQHINLVGIGGSARNCARIHQSLHQYPIAGVHGYTMEQSDLKEVFQMLKKSSRDTLTTLDGLSRDRADIILPAVSVFNVLFDMIDATAFTFSRKGIREGFIMNQIAKKYPKEFNKTNVLQDALRHLANEYKIEESGANQRVKLAESLLEQLTKEKKLKIDEDLKQVFLEAAYIYYLGRFIDSDSSSQHTYYIIANSGINGLSHKERVRLALLASFKNKTLLKLYSEETNWFSDDELSDIQALGGIIKFVNALNISNTNSVQDVKLQATKEGYDLFVNDQGESIAESYQSNRQKKHIEKVLKTKVNIIFTNA; the protein is encoded by the coding sequence ATGGAACGTAACGGTTTAATAGATATTGGTTCAAACACGATTCGCTTAGTGATTTTTCAATACGATCCAAAAACAGGATTAAACGAAATTCAAAACATTAAAACACCGGCACGATTAAGTCAATATTTAGATTCTGAACAACATATGACGCAAGAAGGGATCGATGTTTTAACGACAGCACTCAGAAGTTTTAAAAAGGTAGCGACAGATTTTGAAGTAGAACATTTGTATCCGATTGCGACAGCAGCGATGCGTCAATCCAAAAACCAAAAAGCGATTTTAAAACATATTCAACAAGAACTCGACCTTGAAATTATTATGATTCCTGAAGAAGATGAAGCTTTTTATGGCTCTTATGCAGTTACGCACACGACAAGTATTCGAAATGGGATCACTGTCGATATTGGTGGGGGCTCCACAGAATTAACGCTTTTCAAAGATAAAAAAATTAAAGAAGCCATCAGTTTTCCGTTCGGTGTTGTCACTTTAACACGGATGTTCTTTGAAGGAAAAGAGCATAATGATAAAGATGCGATTAAGAAAATGGAAAAGTTTTTGAAAAGTGAATTTGGCAAAGTGTCATGGATACAAAATCAGCATATTAATTTAGTCGGTATCGGTGGTTCTGCGCGTAACTGTGCGCGTATTCATCAGTCTTTACATCAGTATCCTATCGCAGGCGTTCATGGCTATACGATGGAACAAAGTGATTTAAAAGAAGTATTTCAAATGCTTAAAAAATCTTCACGTGACACGTTAACGACTTTAGATGGGTTGAGTCGTGACCGTGCAGACATCATTTTACCTGCCGTATCGGTATTTAATGTGTTATTCGACATGATTGATGCGACAGCGTTCACTTTTTCAAGAAAAGGGATACGTGAAGGTTTCATTATGAATCAAATTGCTAAAAAGTATCCAAAAGAATTTAATAAAACCAATGTGCTACAAGATGCGTTACGTCATTTAGCGAATGAGTATAAAATCGAGGAAAGTGGCGCCAATCAACGAGTTAAGCTAGCCGAATCGCTCTTAGAACAGTTGACGAAAGAAAAAAAGCTTAAAATTGATGAAGATTTAAAGCAAGTTTTTCTTGAGGCAGCGTATATTTATTATTTAGGTCGATTTATTGATTCCGATTCGAGTTCCCAACATACGTATTACATTATCGCAAATTCGGGAATTAACGGTTTATCACATAAAGAGCGTGTGCGACTGGCATTACTCGCAAGCTTTAAAAATAAAACGTTACTCAAATTGTATAGTGAAGAGACAAATTGGTTTTCTGATGATGAACTATCAGACATTCAAGCGTTAGGGGGCATTATCAAGTTTGTAAATGCGTTAAATATCTCTAATACAAACAGTGTCCAAGACGTGAAATTACAGGCAACAAAAGAAGGTTACGACTTGTTTGTCAATGATCAAGGTGAATCGATTGCCGAATCTTATCAATCTAATCGACAAAAGAAACATATCGAAAAAGTACTTAAAACAAAGGTTAATATTATTTTTACAAATGCTTAA
- a CDS encoding RNA degradosome polyphosphate kinase, with the protein MTIEKGNLDLNHPDYYNNREVSWLDFNYRVLQEACDDQNPLLEQLKFIAIGSANLDEFFMVRVAGLKDQVKMGFDKPENKAQLTPQQQLKAIEQKNRQNVAFQYHRFNTLVETLKTYDVYLCKPDVLNEDMRKQLERIFLNDILPTLTPLGIDAYRPFPKLNNKTLNIFVDIDTGDEINSAIVQIPTLLNRFITINEGNRQYIILIEDMISFFMGHLFKGYEILNTYAFRITRNADLTIHEDGAEDLLIEIERFLKERKSGAAVRLEIDHREQQEMQMDWLIDTLELEPQDVYYTNGPLDLTMVFELVDHLSHKLKDLKYERYTPQVPQSLGNDNVYDLALKRDIFFHHPYESFDPIVDFITEASEDPDTLAIKQTLYRVSSDSPIIEALKNAAENGKQVTVLVELKARFDEENNVHWAKMLEEAGCHVMYGMTHLKTHSKITLVVKRVNGTLVPFVHLGTGNYNDKTAKLYTDMGIITTNREIGEDAMNFFNYLSGYSMKPDYQQLIVAPYEIRDLFIERIDEEIESHRQHGNGKMMMKMNSLTDKALIKKLYEASQAGVQVKLIIRGICCLKPGIPGISENIEVVSIVGRLLEHSRIYYFYNNGEEKIYLSSADMMTRNMIKRVEILFPILDKRIAKRLVDYMHLQLSDNQKGRYQDDSGVYHYVKNELAPINSQEYLMREAQKYGLALSKQNMIETGQPVRAKRNWMDRVKGHLKRK; encoded by the coding sequence GTGACTATTGAAAAAGGAAATTTGGACCTGAACCATCCAGATTATTATAACAATCGTGAAGTCAGCTGGTTAGACTTTAATTATAGAGTATTGCAAGAAGCCTGTGACGATCAAAACCCATTACTCGAGCAACTTAAGTTTATTGCGATTGGGAGCGCAAATTTAGATGAATTCTTTATGGTGCGTGTGGCAGGTTTAAAAGACCAAGTCAAAATGGGATTTGATAAGCCTGAGAATAAAGCGCAATTAACGCCGCAACAACAGTTAAAGGCAATTGAACAGAAAAATCGTCAAAACGTTGCCTTTCAATACCATCGTTTCAATACTTTAGTTGAAACTTTGAAAACATATGATGTGTATTTATGTAAACCGGATGTATTAAACGAAGACATGCGAAAGCAACTGGAACGCATCTTCTTAAATGATATTTTGCCGACATTAACACCGTTGGGCATTGATGCATATCGACCATTTCCAAAACTCAATAATAAAACATTAAACATTTTTGTTGATATTGATACTGGTGATGAAATTAATTCTGCAATCGTTCAAATTCCGACATTATTAAACCGTTTTATTACAATTAATGAAGGCAATCGTCAATACATCATTTTAATCGAGGATATGATTTCCTTTTTCATGGGTCATCTTTTCAAAGGATATGAAATTCTGAATACGTATGCGTTTAGAATTACAAGAAATGCCGATTTAACGATTCATGAAGATGGTGCCGAAGATTTGTTGATTGAAATTGAACGCTTTTTAAAAGAGCGTAAAAGTGGTGCAGCCGTGAGATTAGAAATCGATCATCGTGAACAACAAGAGATGCAAATGGATTGGTTGATCGATACGTTAGAATTAGAACCACAAGATGTGTATTATACGAATGGCCCACTTGATTTAACGATGGTTTTTGAATTAGTTGATCATTTATCACATAAATTAAAAGACTTGAAATATGAACGCTATACACCACAAGTGCCGCAATCATTAGGCAATGACAATGTGTATGATTTAGCGTTGAAACGTGATATTTTCTTCCACCACCCGTATGAATCCTTTGATCCGATTGTTGATTTTATTACGGAAGCATCTGAAGATCCGGATACATTGGCAATTAAACAAACGTTATACCGTGTCAGCAGCGATTCACCAATTATTGAAGCACTTAAAAATGCCGCTGAAAATGGTAAACAAGTCACGGTATTGGTGGAGTTAAAGGCGCGTTTTGATGAGGAAAATAATGTGCATTGGGCAAAAATGTTGGAAGAAGCGGGTTGTCACGTCATGTATGGGATGACACATTTAAAAACCCACAGTAAAATTACATTGGTCGTTAAACGTGTCAATGGTACGCTCGTTCCTTTCGTGCATTTAGGTACAGGAAATTACAACGATAAAACGGCTAAATTGTATACGGATATGGGTATCATTACAACAAATCGTGAAATTGGAGAAGACGCAATGAATTTCTTCAATTATTTGAGTGGTTATTCCATGAAGCCAGATTATCAACAATTGATTGTGGCGCCATACGAAATACGTGACTTATTTATAGAACGTATCGATGAAGAAATCGAAAGCCATCGTCAACACGGAAACGGTAAAATGATGATGAAAATGAATTCATTGACGGATAAAGCGTTAATTAAAAAGCTGTATGAAGCATCACAAGCAGGCGTACAAGTGAAATTAATTATTCGTGGAATCTGTTGTTTGAAACCTGGTATTCCGGGCATTAGCGAAAATATTGAAGTCGTAAGTATCGTCGGACGTTTGTTAGAACATTCGCGTATTTATTACTTCTATAACAATGGCGAAGAGAAAATTTATTTATCTTCTGCAGATATGATGACGCGCAATATGATTAAACGAGTTGAAATTTTATTCCCAATTTTGGACAAACGTATTGCGAAACGATTGGTAGATTATATGCACTTACAACTTTCTGACAATCAAAAAGGCCGTTATCAAGATGATTCGGGTGTGTATCATTACGTTAAAAATGAGTTAGCACCAATCAACTCACAAGAATATTTAATGCGAGAAGCACAAAAATATGGGTTAGCATTGTCCAAGCAAAATATGATTGAGACAGGACAACCCGTACGCGCAAAAAGAAATTGGATGGACCGTGTGAAAGGGCATCTGAAGCGGAAATAA
- a CDS encoding RluA family pseudouridine synthase: protein MKFKVADTFNEQSIRDIFKTLQLPKKELHTLNMSKSITVNNEAANLQTIVHTGDEIYIPDEDAKSQYLPSYRYAQIAYEDDFLAIVYKPKGVKTHPNDLKESNTLMNHVIYTLNHPYVEPIHRLDQETVGLLIVAKHPIIKKILDRMLENNDIHRIYKAQVKSLLPIKPQTIDLPIGKDKFHPNKRRVSPTGQRAVTHILSSEMIKEGVCEVLLKLDTGRTHQIRVHLAEIGYPVLGDPLYSDSKLRQLQLESYQIEMTHPITQQPISVTIDDIEQ from the coding sequence ATGAAATTTAAAGTTGCCGATACATTTAATGAACAATCCATTCGTGACATATTTAAAACATTACAATTGCCGAAAAAAGAGTTGCATACATTAAATATGTCAAAATCTATCACAGTGAATAATGAAGCTGCAAATTTACAAACTATCGTCCATACAGGTGACGAAATTTACATTCCTGATGAAGACGCGAAAAGTCAATATTTACCGAGCTATCGTTATGCACAAATCGCTTATGAAGACGACTTTTTAGCGATTGTCTACAAACCTAAAGGCGTGAAAACACATCCGAATGATTTAAAAGAAAGTAATACATTAATGAACCATGTCATTTATACGTTGAACCACCCTTATGTTGAGCCTATTCATCGTCTTGACCAAGAGACAGTCGGCTTACTTATTGTGGCAAAGCATCCGATTATTAAAAAAATATTAGATCGTATGTTGGAAAATAATGACATTCATCGTATTTATAAAGCACAAGTGAAAAGTTTGTTGCCCATTAAGCCACAAACGATTGATTTACCGATTGGCAAGGATAAATTCCACCCGAATAAACGTCGTGTCTCTCCTACTGGTCAACGTGCAGTGACACATATCTTGTCTTCTGAAATGATTAAAGAAGGCGTTTGTGAAGTGCTGTTAAAGTTAGATACCGGTCGTACGCACCAAATTCGTGTACATCTTGCTGAAATCGGTTACCCTGTGCTGGGGGATCCATTATATAGTGATTCGAAATTACGTCAATTACAGCTTGAAAGTTATCAAATTGAAATGACGCATCCTATCACGCAACAACCGATTTCTGTGACGATTGATGATATTGAACAATAA
- a CDS encoding GAF domain-containing sensor histidine kinase, translating into MEKPTRLALLKEIAEFLNEETELQSMLDGALDSLIKGSDFTTGWIFFIDEEGHHTLESQYSLPSALTNRQCHYMKEGTCWCVQAYHNHKLTKASNIINCSRINLASREFVTETEDITHHATVPLRSGNEQFGLLNVATPFTTHYSDEDLELLESVAFQIGSAIKRIDLNNQEKEAARINERNRLARDLHDSVNQMLFSLKLTAHAAGQMTQEETSKRAFMQIEQTSQNAVNEMRALIWQLKPVGLENGLVHALKNYASLIGLDIDVTVKGLIDLENKIETHLYRVMQEAMNNTKKHAQTNHMDIVLNQTDEYLIVELKDDGVGFDVTQMDTAEKHGLSNMRQRIKFLKGTINMTSDHGTEITIRLPLQQPREGQ; encoded by the coding sequence ATGGAAAAACCAACAAGATTGGCGTTATTAAAGGAAATTGCGGAGTTCCTTAACGAAGAAACTGAATTACAATCCATGCTCGACGGTGCGCTAGACTCTTTAATTAAGGGAAGCGATTTTACGACAGGATGGATATTTTTTATCGATGAAGAAGGCCACCATACATTAGAGTCACAGTATTCATTACCATCAGCTTTAACGAATCGCCAATGCCATTATATGAAAGAAGGGACATGTTGGTGTGTTCAAGCATACCATAATCACAAATTGACCAAAGCCTCTAATATCATTAACTGTTCGCGCATTAATTTAGCCAGTCGAGAATTTGTGACAGAAACTGAAGATATTACCCATCATGCGACAGTACCTTTGCGATCTGGTAATGAGCAATTTGGACTGTTAAATGTCGCGACGCCGTTTACGACACATTACTCAGATGAAGACCTCGAATTGTTAGAATCTGTCGCATTTCAAATCGGTTCTGCGATAAAACGGATTGACTTGAACAATCAAGAGAAAGAAGCGGCACGCATTAATGAACGTAACCGTTTAGCCCGAGATTTACACGATTCGGTTAATCAAATGTTGTTTTCTTTAAAATTAACTGCACATGCGGCAGGACAAATGACACAAGAGGAAACGTCAAAACGTGCGTTTATGCAGATAGAACAAACGAGTCAAAACGCTGTGAATGAAATGCGCGCGTTAATTTGGCAGTTAAAACCTGTAGGCCTCGAAAATGGACTTGTTCATGCATTGAAAAATTACGCGAGTCTTATAGGTCTAGATATCGATGTGACCGTCAAAGGACTCATTGACTTAGAAAATAAAATTGAGACCCACCTGTATCGTGTCATGCAAGAAGCGATGAATAATACGAAAAAGCATGCGCAAACGAATCATATGGATATTGTGCTGAACCAAACAGACGAATATCTGATTGTAGAATTGAAGGATGACGGCGTGGGATTTGACGTGACTCAAATGGATACAGCCGAAAAACACGGATTGTCGAATATGCGACAACGAATTAAATTTTTAAAAGGAACAATAAATATGACAAGTGATCATGGGACAGAAATTACAATACGACTACCACTTCAACAGCCAAGGGAGGGACAATAA
- a CDS encoding response regulator, whose translation MPKIALVDDHFIVRQGLEFLLSTQPQIEVVGSFGEGQALLDALATDQIEPELILVDLVMPEMNGITLIQKLKEQHADIKILVLTSYVDEEHVMSAMQAGADGYEMKDVEPEALMTSIETVLQGDKVIHKDAQQVMDIVITKPHMLNKLSKRETEVLKEMAKGKTNKEIAETLFVSEKTIKTHVSHIFSKLEVTDRTQAAIYAMENHLF comes from the coding sequence ATGCCTAAAATTGCACTTGTGGATGATCATTTTATAGTAAGGCAAGGTTTAGAATTTTTACTTTCGACACAACCACAAATAGAAGTTGTAGGAAGTTTTGGGGAAGGTCAAGCACTATTAGATGCACTAGCAACCGATCAAATCGAACCAGAACTTATCCTTGTTGATTTGGTCATGCCTGAAATGAATGGGATTACACTAATTCAAAAACTGAAGGAACAACATGCAGATATTAAAATATTAGTGCTCACAAGTTATGTGGATGAAGAGCATGTCATGTCAGCGATGCAAGCAGGTGCAGACGGTTATGAAATGAAGGATGTCGAACCAGAAGCATTAATGACCTCTATTGAGACGGTTTTACAAGGAGATAAAGTGATTCATAAAGATGCGCAACAGGTGATGGATATTGTCATTACAAAGCCGCATATGCTCAATAAATTGTCCAAACGGGAAACAGAAGTGCTGAAAGAAATGGCGAAAGGGAAGACGAATAAAGAGATTGCTGAAACCTTATTCGTATCGGAAAAGACGATTAAAACACATGTAAGTCACATTTTCTCTAAATTGGAAGTGACCGATCGTACACAAGCGGCGATTTATGCCATGGAGAATCATTTGTTTTAA
- a CDS encoding cation diffusion facilitator family transporter: MQLEYKISQAKKGATLSIITYTFLTLLKIAYGWLANSHGLVADGINNATDVISSIAILIALQISMKPVDKNHPYGHYRSEFIASLIASFIMFAVSIQVIITGVKHFYQGEFVQPSQSAIIVGLISSIVMFAVFIFNRNLSRKVNSSALRAASYDNLSDALVSIGTVIGVLGVYMGVPMLDTIAAIVIGLLIMKASIDIFKETAVTLTDGYDEEELAQIQQIISSIPGIKEIRDIKARSHGVISFIDVTIAVDPNLNVIESHEISDHIESKLQARLGEVETIVHIEPYLLNDIE, from the coding sequence TTGCAATTAGAATATAAAATTTCTCAAGCTAAAAAAGGCGCAACACTAAGCATCATTACTTATACATTTTTAACATTATTAAAAATTGCATACGGATGGTTAGCAAACAGTCATGGTTTGGTCGCTGATGGTATTAACAACGCGACAGATGTCATTAGTTCTATCGCTATACTTATCGCACTTCAAATTTCCATGAAGCCTGTGGATAAAAATCATCCTTATGGCCATTATCGCTCTGAATTTATCGCATCACTCATTGCTTCATTCATTATGTTTGCGGTGAGTATTCAAGTGATTATTACCGGCGTGAAGCACTTTTACCAAGGCGAGTTCGTTCAGCCAAGCCAATCTGCTATTATAGTCGGTCTGATTTCAAGTATTGTTATGTTTGCTGTATTTATTTTCAATCGTAATCTTTCTAGAAAAGTGAATAGTAGTGCTTTAAGAGCAGCAAGTTATGATAATCTCTCGGATGCACTTGTGTCGATTGGTACGGTGATTGGCGTTTTAGGTGTTTATATGGGCGTGCCGATGCTCGATACGATTGCAGCAATTGTGATTGGTTTGCTCATTATGAAAGCAAGTATCGATATTTTTAAAGAGACGGCCGTTACACTTACTGATGGCTATGATGAGGAAGAACTGGCACAAATTCAACAGATTATTTCTTCAATTCCTGGCATTAAAGAGATTCGTGATATTAAAGCGAGAAGTCACGGTGTTATTTCATTTATCGATGTCACAATCGCTGTCGATCCCAATTTAAATGTCATCGAAAGTCATGAAATATCTGATCATATTGAATCAAAATTGCAAGCACGGCTAGGTGAAGTTGAAACGATTGTACATATTGAGCCGTATTTATTGAATGACATAGAGTAA
- a CDS encoding N-acetylmuramoyl-L-alanine amidase — MAPSKTKQEAINYALSLEGKGLDFDNFAGWQCFDVANYYWNYIFGHGLKGEGAKDIPDPRWNDLTQEAYIYPNTPEFLAEKGDLAIFSSRFGGGYGHVGIVIEATLDYIVLLEQNWFGGGMNKTEVTTRRKHSYEYDMKFVRPKYKSEGSGNLSKKKILLVAGHGLGYWSNDSGAAANGYNERDFIRKNIVPNVAKHLRKVGHDVHLYGGETMNQDLFQDTRYGEMVGNYSDYGMYWVARQGFDNVTEFHLDAAGAQASGGHVIIGLGLVPDTLDKAIQNTIYHFVGTIRNIDPRDNLLNVNVAKNKGVNYRLAELGFITSVKDMNNIINNLESYTRSIAEDIHGGKLESVKQPTKDKAKVAVKKVVAKVTNKKPAPAANNRNKPKTEWAWKGRFTTFASNSQPIVVRRSVGLNAAKVDVNSWIYPNQWVPFDRLIKKDGYWWIRFEYPTNPSAGKFYMPIGKIGKTGKVKVDKTLWGTLNIKSYG; from the coding sequence ATGGCTCCTTCTAAAACAAAACAAGAAGCAATAAATTATGCACTTAGCTTAGAAGGCAAAGGTTTAGACTTTGACAATTTTGCTGGTTGGCAATGTTTCGATGTTGCTAACTATTACTGGAATTATATCTTTGGTCATGGTCTTAAAGGTGAAGGTGCAAAAGATATTCCTGACCCGAGATGGAATGACTTAACTCAAGAAGCATACATATATCCAAATACGCCTGAGTTCTTGGCTGAAAAAGGTGATTTAGCAATATTCAGTAGTCGTTTCGGTGGTGGATATGGACATGTAGGAATCGTGATTGAAGCTACTTTGGATTACATCGTCTTGCTAGAGCAAAACTGGTTTGGTGGAGGAATGAATAAGACCGAAGTAACAACACGAAGAAAACATAGTTATGAATACGATATGAAATTTGTAAGACCTAAGTATAAAAGCGAAGGAAGTGGTAACTTGTCCAAAAAGAAAATCTTATTAGTTGCTGGGCATGGTTTAGGTTATTGGTCTAATGATAGTGGTGCTGCTGCTAATGGATATAATGAACGTGACTTTATTCGTAAAAATATTGTGCCTAATGTAGCAAAACATTTACGAAAAGTTGGACATGATGTACATCTTTATGGCGGAGAAACAATGAACCAAGACTTATTCCAAGACACTCGATATGGCGAAATGGTAGGTAACTATTCAGACTATGGTATGTATTGGGTAGCTAGACAAGGCTTCGATAATGTAACTGAATTCCATTTAGATGCCGCTGGTGCTCAAGCTAGTGGTGGTCATGTTATTATTGGTTTAGGATTAGTACCTGACACTCTAGATAAGGCTATTCAAAACACTATCTATCATTTTGTTGGCACTATTAGAAATATTGACCCTAGAGATAATTTATTAAACGTCAACGTTGCAAAAAATAAAGGTGTAAACTATCGTTTAGCAGAGCTTGGTTTCATCACAAGTGTTAAAGACATGAATAACATTATTAACAATCTTGAGTCGTACACTCGTAGTATTGCTGAGGATATTCATGGTGGGAAACTAGAGTCTGTTAAACAACCAACAAAAGATAAAGCAAAAGTGGCAGTGAAAAAAGTTGTCGCTAAAGTGACTAATAAGAAACCAGCGCCTGCCGCTAATAATAGGAATAAACCTAAAACTGAATGGGCATGGAAAGGTCGATTTACTACATTTGCTAGTAACAGTCAGCCTATTGTTGTTAGACGTTCAGTTGGATTAAATGCAGCTAAAGTAGATGTAAATTCATGGATTTACCCGAACCAATGGGTGCCGTTTGATAGATTAATTAAGAAAGACGGTTATTGGTGGATTCGCTTTGAGTACCCTACTAATCCGTCAGCTGGTAAATTTTATATGCCAATTGGTAAGATTGGTAAAACTGGTAAAGTTAAAGTTGACAAAACATTATGGGGTACTTTAAATATTAAATCTTATGGATAG